In the genome of Chthoniobacterales bacterium, one region contains:
- a CDS encoding carbohydrate kinase, with protein MRPPHVPVVCLGEVLVDVAPDGEEFPGGAPANVAFHAAQLGFESGLVSRIGCDERGARLRKWLEAAKVGVGGMREDEFHPTGAVCVRLTAGEPSYEIGAPAAWDFIGDCASVRESIRGARVVVFGTLAQRSPVSRQTIRSLVGEARRSGSLALADLNLREPFYDDDCVLWSLRHCDVLKMNRSELRIVSRMLGARGEDRELFTGMLGEFCIPRGVLTGGADGAWFAEGGEWHHQRAARTEVEDTVGAGDVFTSVLSAFLAEQRTLREAAPWCAEAAAFVCSRRGATPDLPRELVAGIGLALRRPWG; from the coding sequence TTGCGCCCGCCCCACGTGCCGGTTGTTTGCCTCGGCGAAGTTCTGGTCGATGTCGCCCCCGATGGTGAGGAGTTTCCCGGGGGAGCGCCCGCCAACGTAGCCTTCCATGCGGCGCAGCTCGGCTTCGAGTCGGGCCTTGTCTCGCGCATCGGTTGCGATGAGCGCGGTGCAAGGCTGCGGAAATGGCTTGAGGCCGCGAAAGTCGGCGTCGGGGGAATGCGGGAGGATGAATTTCATCCCACGGGGGCGGTGTGTGTCAGGCTGACCGCCGGTGAACCCTCCTACGAAATCGGGGCTCCTGCGGCGTGGGATTTTATCGGGGATTGCGCGTCCGTGCGCGAAAGTATTCGCGGCGCCCGGGTTGTGGTCTTCGGCACATTGGCGCAGCGCAGTCCGGTCTCGCGGCAGACCATCCGGTCGCTCGTTGGCGAAGCACGCCGCTCGGGTTCACTTGCTCTGGCGGACTTGAATCTCCGCGAGCCTTTTTACGACGACGACTGTGTTCTCTGGAGCCTGCGGCACTGCGATGTCTTGAAGATGAATCGCAGCGAACTTCGCATCGTGTCGCGAATGCTCGGAGCCCGAGGTGAAGATCGGGAGCTTTTCACCGGGATGCTGGGGGAGTTTTGTATCCCGCGCGGAGTTCTCACGGGTGGTGCGGACGGGGCTTGGTTCGCCGAGGGGGGCGAATGGCACCACCAACGCGCTGCGCGGACCGAGGTCGAGGACACCGTGGGTGCAGGCGATGTTTTTACCTCGGTGCTCTCGGCGTTTCTTGCGGAGCAACGGACTCTGCGGGAAGCCGCTCCTTGGTGCGCGGAGGCCGCGGCGTTCGTGTGCTCCCGTCGCGGTGCTACGCCGGACCTACCCCGCGAGCTTGTTGCGGGGATCGGTCTGGCTCTCCGCCGGCCCTGGGGTTGA
- a CDS encoding class I SAM-dependent RNA methyltransferase has translation MHHDGFVKPGDEIDLEVTDLAYGGAGIARHEQQVVFVRFTIPGETVRARIRNVRRTWAEADALRIIHPSPDRVAPPCPFFTRCGGCAYQHITYPRQLTEKTRQVRESLRRIGKFADAPVEQMRSSPHEYGYRNRITVHVDPPRIGFRGTDPRRIVDVDRCLLANKAVNDRLEALHSKRRLRPGPATLRDTASAAGGFRQVNDEAAEILAEIAADMAGSGQILIDAYCGAGFFAQRLSKNFARVIGMDWDGRSIATARIEAGAKEEYVEGDTAELLPAVLQANEGAVLLLDPPAQGLAAEVIAAILAFRPPRIVYISCDPSTLARDLAKVSGSYELRRAVPVDMFPQTASIEVAALLEIRPGDVNPRAGGEPDRSPQQARGVGPA, from the coding sequence ATGCATCATGATGGGTTTGTGAAACCGGGTGACGAAATCGATCTGGAGGTCACTGATCTTGCTTACGGCGGGGCGGGAATCGCACGCCACGAGCAGCAGGTGGTTTTTGTCCGGTTCACGATACCCGGCGAAACCGTCCGCGCGCGCATCCGCAACGTTCGCCGGACTTGGGCCGAGGCGGACGCTCTGCGGATCATCCACCCTTCGCCCGATCGCGTCGCGCCGCCGTGCCCGTTTTTCACCCGCTGCGGAGGCTGCGCGTATCAGCACATCACCTACCCCCGTCAACTCACCGAGAAAACAAGGCAGGTTCGAGAATCCCTGCGCCGCATCGGCAAGTTCGCGGACGCGCCGGTCGAGCAGATGCGTTCATCCCCGCACGAATACGGATACCGCAACCGCATCACCGTGCATGTGGATCCGCCGAGGATCGGATTCCGCGGCACCGATCCACGCCGCATCGTGGACGTGGATCGCTGCCTGCTGGCGAACAAAGCCGTCAACGACCGTCTCGAAGCATTGCACTCGAAGCGCCGTTTGAGACCCGGACCGGCAACCTTGCGGGACACGGCATCGGCCGCGGGGGGCTTCCGCCAAGTCAACGACGAGGCGGCGGAAATCCTCGCGGAAATCGCGGCGGACATGGCCGGCTCCGGACAAATCCTCATCGATGCGTATTGCGGCGCCGGTTTTTTTGCGCAGAGGCTGAGCAAAAATTTCGCGCGTGTCATCGGAATGGATTGGGACGGCCGCTCGATCGCCACGGCGCGAATCGAGGCCGGCGCGAAAGAGGAATATGTCGAGGGAGACACGGCGGAGTTGCTGCCCGCGGTTCTGCAGGCGAACGAGGGTGCCGTGTTGCTGCTCGATCCACCGGCGCAGGGACTGGCGGCGGAAGTCATTGCCGCCATCCTCGCGTTCCGACCGCCCCGGATTGTTTACATCTCGTGCGATCCCTCGACGCTTGCGCGCGACCTGGCGAAGGTGAGCGGTTCCTACGAACTCCGCCGTGCCGTGCCTGTCGACATGTTCCCGCAAACCGCCTCGATCGAAGTTGCTGCGCTGCTGGAGATCCGCCCCGGCGACGTCAACCCCAGGGCCGGCGGAGAGCCAGACCGATCCCCGCAACAAGCTCGCGGGGTAGGTCCGGCGTAG